One window from the genome of Paracoccus marcusii encodes:
- a CDS encoding carboxypeptidase M32, giving the protein MTIDLRTRIGRLNDVLCTVNMLNWDARTQMASGGAETRGHQVATLMGIARQMILDPAMQDAVDAAGDDPQAQAVRQAIDHHARLPADLLQAKAQHATVAGAAWAKARGQGDFAIFQPHLEKVVAFARRTADALGHQGHPYDPMVQVFELGETAASLETLFDSLRAGILPILDRARTRPAPRTDFLYRDYDPQLQKQFATKIAHALGYDFDRGRLDTAVHPFEVSFTRNDVRITSRWPRNYLPMSIFGTIHEVGHALYEQGVDPIHTRSVFATDMIGLYAVGGTSFGMHESQSRLLENHVGRSPAFWHAHFPHLRDTFPDQLSDVTTEEFVAAVNRVEPGPIRVEADELTYDLHIMLRVRIEMALMEGSLEVADIPDTWNQAMKSDLGIEIDSDAHGCLQDVHWSSGYIGSFPTYTIGNMTAAQLMRHLGEGSPGVISAVNESNLEPLRGSLREAVWKHGRSLTRAQILDRLGLASNDPSAYLEYLDRKFS; this is encoded by the coding sequence ATGACCATTGATCTTCGCACTCGGATCGGACGGCTGAACGACGTCCTTTGCACGGTCAACATGCTCAATTGGGACGCACGCACGCAAATGGCCTCGGGGGGTGCCGAAACGCGCGGCCACCAGGTTGCAACGCTGATGGGCATTGCGCGCCAGATGATCCTGGATCCGGCCATGCAGGATGCGGTCGATGCGGCCGGCGATGACCCACAGGCGCAGGCCGTGCGGCAGGCTATCGATCACCATGCCCGCCTGCCGGCGGATCTGCTGCAGGCCAAGGCGCAGCATGCGACGGTCGCTGGCGCCGCCTGGGCGAAGGCCCGCGGACAAGGTGATTTTGCAATCTTCCAACCGCATCTGGAAAAGGTCGTGGCCTTTGCACGTCGGACTGCCGATGCTCTTGGTCATCAGGGGCATCCTTACGATCCCATGGTGCAGGTTTTCGAACTGGGCGAGACGGCGGCTAGCTTGGAGACACTGTTCGACAGCCTTCGCGCGGGTATTCTTCCCATCCTGGATCGCGCACGCACCCGACCCGCACCCCGCACGGATTTCCTCTATCGGGACTACGATCCGCAGCTTCAGAAGCAGTTCGCGACCAAGATCGCCCACGCCTTGGGCTATGATTTCGACCGGGGCCGCCTGGACACCGCCGTCCACCCCTTCGAGGTCAGCTTTACTCGCAATGATGTCCGCATCACGTCACGGTGGCCCCGCAACTATCTGCCGATGTCGATCTTTGGCACCATCCACGAGGTCGGCCACGCGCTCTATGAACAGGGCGTTGACCCGATCCACACTCGCAGCGTCTTTGCGACGGACATGATTGGGCTCTACGCCGTGGGCGGCACCAGCTTCGGCATGCATGAAAGCCAGTCGCGTCTTCTGGAAAACCACGTTGGGCGCAGTCCGGCCTTCTGGCATGCGCATTTCCCGCATCTTCGCGATACCTTTCCCGACCAGCTTTCCGACGTGACGACGGAAGAGTTCGTCGCTGCGGTCAACAGGGTCGAACCGGGGCCCATTCGTGTTGAGGCTGACGAGTTGACTTATGACTTGCATATCATGCTGCGCGTCCGGATTGAGATGGCCCTCATGGAGGGCAGCCTAGAGGTGGCTGACATACCCGACACCTGGAACCAGGCGATGAAATCTGATCTGGGGATCGAGATCGACAGTGACGCTCACGGGTGCTTGCAGGACGTTCATTGGTCATCCGGATATATAGGATCGTTTCCGACCTACACGATCGGCAATATGACGGCCGCACAGTTGATGCGGCACCTTGGAGAAGGATCGCCAGGGGTCATCAGCGCGGTGAACGAAAGCAATCTAGAACCACTCCGAGGCAGCTTGAGAGAGGCGGTTTGGAAGCACGGGCGGTCATTGACACGTGCTCAGATATTGGACCGCCTCGGCCTGGCGAGTAACGATCCCTCCGCCTATCTCGAATACTTGGACCGCAAATTCAGCTGA
- a CDS encoding ABC transporter substrate-binding protein — MAKNALYSGIAFIALMAAAPAVMAQDLTIGLRAGPDSIDPHWSTLGSQAEALRHVFDTLVDADETLQLQPGLAVSWTPIDDTTWEFKLREGVTFHDGTPFTAEDVKFSIERIPAVTGPMPMTLYTKYVASVEVVDDYTLRITTNGMAPSLPNDFTRLFVVPSETGMEAGNEEFNSGEKAIGTGPYKFVSWQPKGDLVVERNDDYWGEAPAWERVTRREIPDDAARVAALKSGQVDMINYVPATDYLAMQSDSNLDTFVSDSIYILNIAPSVKDEEPQPIKVNGQEIDGNPLQDVRVRKALDLAINRDVLVNVVLEGLGTPANQLMPEGFFGYSSDIPAPAYDIDQAKALLTEAGYPDGFEIDFTCTNNRVPGDAVVCEALAQMWSRLGLTVNAQALNGTVFFPAAQREEYTMTMSAWGTLTGEAAYTYGALVHTQDAEKGFGNFNRSGYSNPEFDRIFSEGSQTLDTDARRELYKQASEIAMEDRALIPTVILQSVWASKAGMVDFTPRVDQETRAYAITPKE, encoded by the coding sequence ATGGCTAAAAATGCTCTTTACTCGGGAATCGCTTTCATCGCCTTGATGGCTGCCGCACCGGCAGTTATGGCGCAGGATCTGACCATCGGCCTTCGCGCCGGCCCGGATTCGATCGATCCGCACTGGTCGACCTTGGGTAGTCAAGCCGAGGCGCTTCGTCATGTCTTCGATACGTTGGTCGATGCGGATGAGACGCTGCAGCTGCAGCCGGGCCTCGCCGTCAGCTGGACGCCCATTGACGACACCACCTGGGAGTTCAAGTTGCGCGAAGGCGTAACCTTCCATGACGGCACGCCCTTCACAGCCGAGGACGTCAAGTTCTCGATCGAGCGCATTCCTGCCGTTACCGGCCCGATGCCTATGACCCTTTATACCAAATATGTCGCGTCGGTCGAAGTCGTGGACGACTATACGCTGCGCATCACGACCAACGGGATGGCACCGTCCCTGCCGAACGACTTCACGCGCCTGTTTGTTGTTCCGTCCGAGACCGGGATGGAAGCAGGGAACGAGGAATTCAATTCCGGCGAGAAGGCAATCGGCACCGGCCCTTACAAGTTCGTCAGCTGGCAGCCCAAGGGCGACTTGGTTGTCGAACGCAACGATGATTACTGGGGGGAGGCCCCGGCGTGGGAGCGGGTCACGCGCCGCGAGATCCCCGACGATGCCGCACGTGTTGCTGCCCTTAAGTCGGGACAAGTGGATATGATCAACTATGTTCCTGCCACTGATTATCTGGCGATGCAGTCCGACAGCAACCTCGATACGTTTGTATCGGATTCGATCTACATCCTGAACATTGCGCCGTCGGTGAAGGATGAGGAGCCGCAGCCCATTAAGGTCAACGGGCAGGAGATCGATGGCAACCCACTGCAGGACGTGCGCGTCCGTAAGGCGCTGGATCTGGCGATCAACCGCGACGTCCTGGTGAACGTGGTGCTGGAGGGTCTGGGCACGCCGGCCAACCAGCTGATGCCCGAAGGGTTCTTCGGCTATTCGTCGGACATCCCGGCGCCTGCCTATGACATCGATCAGGCCAAAGCGCTGCTGACCGAGGCAGGCTATCCCGACGGGTTCGAAATCGACTTCACCTGCACGAACAATCGTGTTCCCGGCGACGCGGTGGTCTGCGAGGCATTGGCCCAGATGTGGTCGCGCTTGGGCCTGACGGTGAACGCGCAGGCCTTGAACGGCACGGTCTTCTTCCCGGCGGCGCAGCGAGAAGAATACACAATGACCATGTCCGCCTGGGGCACGCTAACCGGCGAGGCGGCCTATACCTATGGTGCGCTTGTCCACACCCAGGACGCCGAGAAGGGTTTTGGCAACTTCAACAGGTCCGGCTATTCGAACCCCGAATTCGACCGGATCTTCAGCGAGGGAAGCCAGACCTTGGATACGGACGCGCGCCGCGAGCTTTATAAGCAGGCGTCCGAGATCGCGATGGAGGATCGCGCGCTGATCCCTACCGTAATTCTGCAGAGCGTGTGGGCATCGAAGGCGGGCATGGTCGATTTCACCCCTCGCGTCGACCAGGAAACCCGGGCCTACGCGATCACCCCAAAAGAGTAA
- a CDS encoding ABC transporter permease, with protein sequence MWRVPFGRRAADAPVGRYRAGKKRGIAMFGYLVGRLIQAMMVVFVMSVIVFVGVYAIGNPIDVMIDPGASQEIRENLIRQYGFDQPLWQQYFTFVGNVFRGDLGRSMVYNIPVTSLVFSRLPATLELVLVSVGIATLIGVPAGMYAGYRPNGIPAKLIMALSVLGFSVPTFWIGMLLIMGFAVNLGWLPSGGRGEVGQVLWLKTSLATADGWAHVIMPAVNLSLFKMGLMIRLTRAGMVEAMGTDYVRFARAQGLPDRQIVFGHIMRNISIPLVTVFGLELGSTLAFAVVTETVFNWPGVGKLIIDSILQLDRPVMVSYLVMVVLLFVMINLVVDLIYARLDPRVRLKGGS encoded by the coding sequence GTGTGGCGCGTCCCTTTTGGGAGGCGCGCCGCCGACGCCCCTGTCGGGCGATATCGGGCAGGGAAAAAACGGGGGATTGCGATGTTTGGCTATCTTGTCGGTCGACTGATACAGGCGATGATGGTCGTGTTCGTCATGTCGGTAATCGTCTTTGTTGGCGTCTACGCGATCGGCAACCCGATCGACGTGATGATCGACCCTGGCGCAAGCCAGGAGATCCGCGAGAATCTGATCCGGCAATACGGGTTCGACCAGCCCCTGTGGCAACAGTATTTCACCTTCGTCGGCAATGTGTTCCGGGGCGATCTGGGCCGGTCCATGGTCTACAACATCCCGGTCACGTCGCTTGTCTTCTCGCGCTTGCCTGCAACGCTGGAACTGGTTCTGGTGTCCGTGGGCATCGCTACGCTGATTGGTGTGCCTGCCGGAATGTATGCGGGCTACCGTCCGAACGGCATCCCTGCCAAGCTGATCATGGCGCTGTCCGTCTTGGGTTTTTCTGTCCCGACCTTCTGGATTGGGATGCTGTTGATCATGGGGTTCGCCGTCAATCTCGGCTGGCTGCCTTCTGGGGGGCGCGGAGAGGTCGGGCAGGTCCTGTGGTTGAAAACGTCGTTGGCGACTGCGGATGGCTGGGCCCATGTGATCATGCCGGCGGTCAATCTGTCGCTGTTCAAGATGGGCCTGATGATCCGACTGACCCGTGCCGGCATGGTCGAGGCGATGGGAACGGATTACGTCCGCTTTGCGCGCGCGCAGGGACTGCCCGACCGGCAGATCGTGTTCGGACACATCATGCGCAACATCTCGATCCCGCTGGTCACCGTGTTCGGGCTGGAACTGGGCTCGACCCTCGCGTTCGCGGTGGTCACCGAGACCGTCTTCAACTGGCCGGGCGTAGGCAAGCTGATCATCGACAGCATCCTGCAATTGGACCGACCGGTCATGGTTTCCTACCTGGTGATGGTCGTGCTGCTGTTCGTGATGATCAACTTGGTCGTCGACCTGATCTATGCGCGGCTTGATCCCCGCGTCCGTCTGAAGGGAGGCTCTTGA
- a CDS encoding ABC transporter permease: protein MAHIGNVLAVPSAAPAETRVMRLRNFWSDYRRSWVAVGALVVIVALLVASFGAPWLVPQDPYDLGQLDWADAFLQPGQTGSGGYVHLLGTDNAGRDMLSAILYGLRTSFLIGISAGVLALTLGISIGLTAAYFGGRIEALLMRIVDLQLSMPAILLALVMAAVLGQGVPQIILALVVAQYAYFARTTHGAASVERRKDYIEAARSTPLPTRRILFKHLLPNVLPPLIVVATVQVASAISLEATLSFLGVGLPLTEPSLGSLISNGFKYIHAGRSWLSIYPGVFLMITVVAINLVGDQVRTVIDPRNSR, encoded by the coding sequence ATGGCCCATATCGGAAACGTTCTGGCGGTCCCTTCCGCGGCCCCGGCCGAGACGCGGGTGATGCGCCTGCGCAACTTCTGGTCCGACTATCGCCGGTCGTGGGTGGCGGTCGGCGCGCTGGTGGTGATCGTGGCGTTGCTGGTCGCGTCATTTGGGGCACCTTGGCTGGTGCCGCAGGATCCCTATGATTTGGGGCAACTGGATTGGGCGGATGCCTTCCTGCAACCGGGCCAGACGGGATCCGGCGGCTATGTGCATCTGCTGGGCACGGACAATGCGGGTCGCGACATGCTCTCCGCGATCCTTTACGGGCTGCGGACCAGTTTTCTGATCGGGATCTCGGCCGGGGTGCTGGCACTGACCCTGGGGATCAGCATCGGCCTGACGGCCGCGTATTTCGGCGGCCGGATCGAGGCGTTGCTGATGCGGATCGTGGACCTTCAGCTGTCCATGCCCGCCATCCTGCTGGCCTTGGTGATGGCCGCCGTTCTGGGGCAGGGGGTGCCGCAGATCATCCTAGCCTTGGTGGTGGCGCAATACGCCTACTTCGCCCGCACGACCCATGGCGCCGCGTCTGTCGAGCGTCGAAAGGACTATATCGAGGCGGCCCGGTCGACCCCGCTGCCGACCCGGCGGATCCTGTTCAAGCATCTGCTGCCCAACGTCCTGCCCCCGCTGATCGTCGTGGCCACCGTGCAGGTTGCCAGCGCCATTTCATTGGAGGCGACGCTGTCCTTTCTGGGCGTCGGCCTGCCGCTGACCGAACCGTCACTGGGGTCCCTGATCTCCAACGGCTTCAAGTATATTCATGCCGGGCGCTCATGGCTATCCATCTATCCCGGCGTCTTCCTGATGATCACGGTCGTGGCCATCAACCTGGTCGGCGATCAGGTCAGGACAGTGATTGACCCGAGGAACAGCAGATGA
- a CDS encoding creatininase family protein, which yields MKISESSWFDIEAYLQTDDRCILPLGSTEQHAHLSLSVDSILSEKIATDAAAPLGVPVFPAVPYGLTPYFMAFPGTVSLKLSTYAALVRDILDSLYDTGFRRVLIVNGHGGNSPVQPVCAEWMQARPGARCRFHDWWRAPRTWAAVQAVDPVASHASWMENFLWTRLPGRPVPPEQKPYVEFDRLRDRNAQGVRDLIGDGNYGGHYQKPDDQMDGIWQVAVAETRALIEGDWA from the coding sequence ATGAAGATTTCCGAAAGCTCGTGGTTCGACATCGAGGCCTATCTGCAAACGGACGACCGCTGCATCCTGCCCCTGGGCAGCACCGAACAGCATGCCCATCTGAGCCTGTCGGTCGATTCAATCCTTTCCGAAAAGATCGCCACGGATGCAGCCGCACCTTTGGGCGTCCCGGTCTTCCCGGCGGTGCCCTATGGACTGACGCCCTATTTCATGGCCTTTCCCGGCACCGTTTCCCTGAAGCTGTCGACCTATGCGGCACTGGTGAGGGATATCCTGGACAGTCTTTACGACACAGGCTTCCGCCGTGTGCTGATCGTGAATGGGCATGGCGGCAACAGCCCCGTCCAGCCAGTCTGCGCCGAATGGATGCAAGCCCGTCCCGGCGCGCGATGCCGGTTCCATGACTGGTGGCGGGCGCCGCGCACATGGGCTGCGGTGCAGGCCGTCGATCCGGTGGCCTCGCACGCATCGTGGATGGAGAATTTCCTCTGGACCCGACTGCCGGGACGCCCGGTGCCGCCCGAGCAGAAACCCTATGTCGAATTCGACCGCTTGCGCGATCGGAACGCGCAAGGCGTGCGCGACCTGATCGGAGACGGCAATTACGGCGGCCACTACCAGAAGCCAGACGACCAGATGGACGGGATCTGGCAAGTCGCCGTGGCGGAAACTCGTGCCCTGATCGAAGGCGATTGGGCATGA
- a CDS encoding ketopantoate reductase family protein produces MTAREPVLIWGAGAIGGILGAYAARAGHPVQMVDIEADHVQAMRRDGLRIEGPVEEFAQILPAETPATLTGTYRRVILAVKAHHTRQAMLMLMPHLAQDGFVVSAQNGLNERVIAEMIGTDRTVGCFVNFGADWLEPGRILYGNRAAVALGELDNRVSARVREMHALFALVEPEAVVTDNIWGYLWGKMGYGSLLFATALTPESMSDAMDPAQWRPVYAALGHEVMRLAQAEGVTPLGFNGFDPDAFLTRDTARMDASIDAMVAHNRKTAKTHSGIYRDLAIRKRKTEVDAQVGVLIEIGRGHSIPTPALSELCNLIHGIENGTRTQSTALLDRMVATCS; encoded by the coding sequence ATGACCGCCCGGGAACCCGTCCTGATCTGGGGCGCCGGGGCCATCGGTGGCATTCTGGGCGCCTATGCAGCCCGCGCCGGCCACCCTGTGCAGATGGTCGACATCGAGGCCGACCATGTTCAGGCCATGCGTCGCGACGGTCTGCGTATCGAAGGCCCCGTCGAGGAGTTCGCTCAAATCCTTCCGGCTGAGACCCCTGCCACGCTGACCGGCACCTATCGCCGTGTGATTTTGGCCGTGAAGGCGCATCACACCCGGCAGGCCATGCTGATGCTGATGCCGCACCTTGCGCAGGACGGCTTCGTCGTGTCGGCACAGAACGGCCTGAACGAGCGCGTGATCGCGGAGATGATCGGCACGGATCGCACGGTCGGCTGCTTTGTCAACTTCGGCGCGGACTGGCTGGAGCCGGGCCGCATCCTCTACGGCAACCGAGCGGCGGTCGCCTTGGGCGAACTGGACAACCGCGTCAGCGCGCGGGTGCGCGAGATGCATGCCCTGTTTGCCTTGGTCGAACCCGAAGCGGTGGTGACTGACAACATATGGGGCTATCTGTGGGGCAAGATGGGCTACGGTTCGCTGCTGTTCGCGACCGCGCTAACACCGGAATCTATGTCCGACGCGATGGACCCTGCACAATGGCGCCCGGTTTACGCGGCCTTGGGCCATGAGGTCATGCGTCTAGCCCAAGCCGAGGGCGTCACGCCCTTGGGCTTCAACGGCTTCGACCCGGACGCATTCCTCACCCGTGACACCGCACGGATGGATGCCTCAATCGACGCCATGGTGGCGCATAACCGCAAGACGGCGAAAACCCATTCCGGCATCTACCGCGACCTGGCCATCCGCAAGCGTAAGACCGAGGTCGATGCGCAGGTCGGCGTCCTGATTGAGATCGGCCGCGGACACAGCATACCGACCCCCGCCCTGTCGGAGTTGTGCAACCTGATCCACGGCATCGAGAACGGCACCCGGACGCAATCGACCGCGCTTCTGGACCGGATGGTGGCGACATGCAGCTGA
- a CDS encoding ABC transporter ATP-binding protein, with protein sequence MTAALDVKGLTTRFETRAGHVTAVNDVSFAVQPGRIMGLVGESGSGKSVTGFSILGLIDAPGEVTAGAVLVDGVDLRQLSTEDLRKMRGRKVAMVFQDPMMTLNPVLRVGDQMAMAVRVHQAMSKSDALEHARKALEVVGIPSPAERLKAYPHQLSGGMRQRVAIAMALLHSPSVIIADEATTALDVSIQGQILAEVRELADKTGAAIVWITHDLAVVSSLADDICVMYAGRIVERGTAEQVIGGPRHPYTQGLLDSIPALHEPGRKLPQIPGSTPQLSRLPEGCPFRPRCPRATDLCCTEPPLDVRDGQAVLCHYPLEGV encoded by the coding sequence ATGACCGCAGCACTCGACGTCAAGGGACTGACCACGCGGTTCGAGACCCGCGCAGGTCATGTCACGGCGGTCAACGATGTCAGCTTCGCCGTGCAGCCCGGCCGGATCATGGGCCTTGTGGGCGAAAGTGGGTCTGGAAAGAGCGTCACCGGTTTCTCGATCCTTGGTCTGATCGACGCACCGGGAGAGGTTACGGCGGGCGCTGTGCTGGTTGACGGCGTGGATCTCCGGCAGCTGTCCACGGAGGACCTGCGCAAGATGCGCGGCCGCAAGGTCGCGATGGTCTTTCAGGATCCGATGATGACCTTGAACCCGGTCCTCCGCGTAGGTGACCAGATGGCAATGGCGGTGCGGGTCCATCAGGCCATGTCCAAATCGGATGCCTTGGAGCACGCACGGAAGGCACTGGAGGTGGTGGGCATTCCATCCCCCGCGGAACGCCTCAAGGCCTATCCGCATCAGCTGTCCGGCGGCATGCGTCAGCGGGTGGCGATCGCCATGGCGCTGCTGCACAGCCCGTCCGTCATCATTGCCGACGAGGCCACGACGGCGCTGGATGTCTCGATCCAGGGCCAGATCTTGGCCGAAGTGCGCGAGTTGGCAGACAAGACTGGCGCTGCGATCGTCTGGATCACTCACGATCTGGCCGTGGTCTCCAGCCTGGCCGACGATATCTGTGTGATGTATGCGGGCCGCATCGTCGAACGCGGCACGGCGGAACAGGTGATCGGGGGCCCGCGGCACCCCTATACCCAAGGGTTGCTGGACTCAATTCCTGCACTTCATGAACCTGGTCGTAAGCTTCCGCAGATCCCCGGATCGACGCCACAGCTTTCGCGCCTGCCGGAGGGGTGCCCGTTCCGGCCCCGCTGCCCCCGTGCGACCGACCTGTGCTGCACCGAGCCGCCGCTGGATGTCCGCGACGGGCAGGCCGTCTTGTGCCACTACCCCCTGGAGGGCGTATGA
- a CDS encoding ABC transporter ATP-binding protein, whose translation MTDPILKIDTVSKRFTRRPGLAERLAGKFTGGGKPVTVHALTDVSLEVAKGEVLGIVGESGCGKSTLGRVIAGIHAPTSGSVTLNGQPIADQRGGTIHKRTTQVQMIHQDPFASLNPRMKVGETLAEGPRYHGIIPADQVRTRVRALLEQVGLEAAYADRLPHQFSGGQRQRIAIARALAMQPEVLVLDEAVASLDVSIQAQVLNLFMDLRHDLGLTALFISHDLSVVRHVCDRVAIMYLGRLVELAPADQLYADPRHPYTRALFASIPTVGTGRGRFEAIKGEIPSPIAPPPGCAFHPRCPFAGSRCRTEVPRLTAAGPVRTVACHLNDGGVDMQKGAA comes from the coding sequence ATGACCGATCCGATCCTGAAGATCGATACCGTTTCGAAGCGGTTCACTCGCAGGCCAGGACTGGCAGAGCGTCTGGCCGGTAAGTTCACCGGCGGGGGCAAACCCGTGACTGTGCATGCGCTGACTGACGTGTCACTGGAGGTCGCAAAGGGCGAGGTTCTGGGCATCGTCGGTGAATCCGGCTGCGGGAAATCGACGCTGGGTCGGGTCATCGCGGGCATCCATGCTCCGACCTCGGGCAGCGTGACGTTGAACGGCCAGCCGATTGCCGATCAGCGGGGTGGCACCATCCACAAGCGGACGACGCAGGTCCAGATGATCCATCAAGACCCCTTCGCCAGCCTCAACCCGCGTATGAAGGTCGGCGAGACCTTGGCAGAAGGTCCGCGCTATCACGGCATTATCCCCGCGGATCAGGTGCGCACCCGCGTCCGTGCCCTGCTGGAGCAGGTCGGGCTGGAGGCAGCCTATGCCGACCGGCTGCCGCACCAGTTTTCCGGCGGCCAGCGTCAGCGTATCGCCATTGCCCGCGCCTTGGCGATGCAGCCCGAGGTGCTGGTGCTGGATGAGGCCGTGGCCTCGCTGGACGTGTCGATCCAGGCGCAGGTGCTAAACCTGTTCATGGACCTGCGCCACGATCTGGGCCTGACCGCGCTGTTCATCAGCCACGATCTGTCGGTCGTCCGTCATGTCTGCGATCGCGTGGCGATCATGTATCTGGGCCGGCTGGTCGAACTGGCGCCGGCCGATCAGCTTTATGCGGATCCGCGCCACCCCTATACCCGAGCGCTGTTCGCCTCGATCCCGACCGTGGGCACGGGCCGCGGCCGGTTCGAGGCCATCAAGGGAGAGATCCCGTCACCGATAGCACCGCCGCCCGGTTGTGCCTTCCATCCGCGCTGCCCCTTTGCCGGCTCGCGGTGCCGCACCGAGGTGCCGAGGCTGACCGCGGCCGGGCCGGTGCGGACGGTGGCCTGTCATCTGAACGACGGCGGGGTCGATATGCAGAAAGGTGCCGCATGA
- a CDS encoding GntR family transcriptional regulator encodes MSADPTLELDAALSRIAHAIDPASSVPVSVQLRGALEYGIAAGDIPPGSRLPSVRKLAATLGMSPVTVSNVFAALQERGQIEGRIGSGTFVTDRGIPCAARTRQLAALERQIAALVAAGRELGLTAQDIAFRVTMAASAAPRPLRVVVLGTFSDATAAYARDLTPYLSPDDDVIPWTIDRRDDLPARVDLVVSPRTLATQAADLFPGIPQVSMILIPNEATRVALAGIRPDARVLLVSYFDDFLSVLKAGVGRFAPHLGRVSAVARNAEDLDRLLADCDVLIHATGADYLGSRLGPKQTTIEYRHTPDSHAVQTQLLPALETLRTAGATKGETP; translated from the coding sequence ATGAGCGCAGACCCCACCCTTGAGCTGGACGCCGCCCTGTCGCGGATTGCCCATGCAATTGACCCGGCCTCATCGGTCCCGGTTTCCGTGCAGCTGCGGGGAGCATTGGAATACGGGATCGCTGCGGGCGACATCCCCCCCGGCAGCCGCCTACCTTCGGTGCGAAAGCTCGCAGCGACATTAGGGATGTCGCCTGTCACGGTCAGCAACGTCTTTGCCGCCTTGCAGGAACGAGGCCAGATCGAGGGGCGCATCGGATCGGGCACCTTCGTCACTGATCGCGGCATCCCTTGCGCCGCACGCACGCGGCAGTTGGCCGCACTGGAACGTCAGATCGCTGCGCTTGTCGCCGCTGGCCGTGAGCTGGGGCTGACAGCGCAGGATATCGCCTTTCGCGTGACGATGGCGGCGTCCGCCGCGCCGCGTCCCCTGCGCGTCGTGGTATTAGGGACGTTCAGTGACGCGACCGCGGCCTATGCCCGGGATCTGACGCCGTATCTGTCACCAGACGACGACGTCATCCCTTGGACCATCGACCGGCGGGACGACCTGCCTGCCCGCGTCGATCTGGTCGTCTCACCGCGGACGCTTGCGACACAGGCGGCCGATTTGTTTCCGGGCATCCCGCAGGTCAGCATGATCCTGATCCCGAACGAAGCTACACGCGTGGCCCTTGCCGGCATCCGACCAGATGCGCGCGTGCTGCTGGTTTCGTATTTCGATGATTTCCTCAGCGTGCTGAAGGCCGGCGTCGGTCGGTTCGCACCGCATCTGGGTCGTGTGAGCGCCGTTGCACGCAATGCCGAGGATCTTGATCGCCTGCTGGCCGACTGCGACGTGCTGATTCATGCGACGGGGGCGGACTATCTGGGATCCCGCCTTGGCCCCAAGCAGACCACTATCGAGTATCGCCACACCCCCGACAGCCATGCCGTGCAGACCCAACTGTTGCCGGCGCTGGAGACCCTCCGCACGGCTGGCGCCACCAAAGGAGAGACGCCATGA